The following are encoded in a window of Amycolatopsis lexingtonensis genomic DNA:
- a CDS encoding MFS transporter, translating into MTARAVGFRDVLGVTEFRALFSAQLVSVTGDQLARVALSILVYDRTASPGWAALTYALTFLPDLVGGPLLSGLADRYPPRTVMVATDVLRAVAVAVMAVPGLPLPPVAALLVGVQLFNPVWNAARAALLPQVLPGETFVPGMGLLMMLVQAGQVAGFALGGLLVAATGTGGALLADAASFAVSALFLVTGVHPRPPRESTGVLWWRHVRAGWTVVTGDRRRLALVALGCVSGTYIAGEAIAAPYAAELGGGAAVVGLLLGAYALGNVLGMAALSRIPPARRARLLGPLAVLACAALLGCALRPNLEGTLTLLTLSGVASSYNLIANTTFVQLTPDTQRAQAFGFALTALRVSQGLGVVLAGLAAERAAPHGVVAGAGAIGVLAAFGAASLWRRAQPDPR; encoded by the coding sequence ATGACGGCACGCGCGGTCGGGTTCCGGGACGTCCTCGGCGTGACCGAGTTCCGGGCGCTGTTCTCCGCCCAGCTGGTCTCGGTCACCGGTGACCAGCTGGCGCGCGTCGCGCTGTCGATCCTGGTGTACGACCGCACGGCTTCGCCGGGCTGGGCCGCGCTGACGTACGCGCTGACGTTCCTGCCGGACCTCGTGGGCGGCCCGCTGCTGTCCGGGCTGGCCGACCGGTACCCGCCGCGGACGGTGATGGTCGCGACGGACGTCCTGCGCGCGGTCGCGGTGGCCGTGATGGCGGTGCCCGGCCTCCCGCTGCCGCCGGTGGCGGCGCTGCTGGTCGGCGTCCAGCTGTTCAACCCGGTCTGGAACGCCGCGCGCGCGGCGCTGCTGCCGCAGGTGCTGCCGGGCGAAACCTTCGTGCCAGGCATGGGATTGCTGATGATGCTGGTGCAGGCGGGCCAGGTCGCCGGCTTCGCGCTGGGCGGCCTGCTCGTCGCGGCCACCGGCACCGGCGGCGCGCTGCTGGCGGACGCGGCGAGCTTCGCGGTGTCGGCGCTGTTCCTGGTCACCGGCGTCCACCCGCGACCGCCCCGCGAATCCACCGGCGTCCTCTGGTGGCGGCACGTCCGCGCGGGCTGGACCGTGGTGACCGGCGACCGGCGGCGGCTCGCGCTGGTGGCGCTGGGCTGCGTGTCGGGGACCTACATCGCGGGCGAGGCGATCGCCGCGCCCTACGCCGCCGAACTCGGGGGCGGCGCGGCCGTGGTCGGTCTGCTGCTCGGGGCCTACGCGCTGGGGAACGTGCTCGGGATGGCGGCGCTGTCCCGGATCCCGCCCGCGCGGCGGGCCCGCCTGCTCGGGCCGCTGGCGGTGCTCGCGTGCGCGGCGCTGCTCGGCTGCGCGCTGCGGCCGAACCTGGAGGGCACGCTCACGCTGCTGACGCTGTCGGGTGTGGCCAGTTCGTACAACCTGATCGCGAACACGACGTTCGTCCAGCTGACCCCGGACACCCAGCGCGCGCAGGCGTTCGGCTTCGCGCTGACGGCGCTGCGGGTGTCGCAGGGGCTGGGCGTGGTGCTGGCCGGGCTCGCGGCCGAACGCGCGGCGCCGCACGGAGTGGTCGCCGGCGCGGGCGCGATCGGCGTGCTGGCGGCGTTCGGCGCGGCTTCGCTGTGGCGCCGGGCGCAACCGGA
- a CDS encoding VanW family protein: MPYEPRWPESHGEQTDVLPVVRPEPEATPPKQRNLRKAGWIAGGVFGFLVVAYGVDLLVSQGSVPRGVTVAGVDVGGMDRAAAEQELRGRIEPRLTRPLAVTAGDVQSTLSPTLAGLKLDWPRTLDQAGEQPLNPFTRLASLFSDREVGVVSHAEDAKLTTALEQLRGQVDRDPVEGTVKFEGANPVAVPPKAGQKLDVPAASAAVVEHWARGETLALPVTSTPVRTTPEGVQAALDQFARPAVSGPLVVKGEGKNATVKPEAIAAAITFEPAEGGGLNPKIDNAKIVEAAGPQLKSTEKEGKEATIIFEGGKPTVDPSTDGRTIDWDPSLKPLPDVLKKTDGREVPAIYKDAPAKVTTEQANQLGVKEVVGEFTTGSFAPDSGTNIRVVAQKVNGAIVKPGETFSLNGFTGPRGKAQGYVEAGVIKDGAPGREVGGGISQFATTLYNASYFAGMKDAGHKEHSYYISRYPAAREATVFQNPNGSSVIDLKFTNDSPTGIAIQAIWSPTSITVKLWGTKRYTVESIPGGRSNPSDPQPKPGPKENCHASNGAPGFTTTDTRVLKDAATGREVSRSTRTVHYNPQPKITCGEGQ; the protein is encoded by the coding sequence TTGCCGTACGAACCGCGCTGGCCCGAGTCACACGGTGAGCAGACGGACGTCCTTCCGGTCGTCCGGCCCGAGCCGGAAGCCACGCCCCCGAAGCAGCGCAACCTGCGCAAAGCCGGCTGGATCGCGGGCGGGGTGTTCGGTTTCCTCGTCGTCGCCTACGGCGTCGACCTGCTGGTCAGCCAGGGCAGCGTGCCGCGCGGGGTGACCGTGGCCGGCGTCGACGTCGGCGGGATGGACCGCGCCGCCGCCGAGCAGGAGCTGCGCGGCCGGATCGAACCGCGGCTCACCCGTCCGCTGGCCGTGACGGCCGGCGACGTCCAGAGCACGCTGTCACCGACCCTCGCCGGGCTGAAGCTCGACTGGCCGCGAACCCTCGACCAGGCCGGCGAGCAGCCGCTGAACCCGTTCACGCGCTTGGCGTCGCTGTTCTCCGACCGCGAGGTCGGCGTCGTCAGCCACGCCGAGGACGCCAAGCTCACCACCGCGCTGGAGCAGCTGCGCGGCCAGGTCGACCGCGATCCCGTCGAAGGCACCGTGAAGTTCGAGGGCGCGAACCCGGTCGCCGTGCCGCCGAAGGCCGGGCAGAAGCTCGACGTGCCGGCCGCGAGCGCCGCCGTCGTCGAGCACTGGGCGCGTGGCGAGACGCTCGCGCTGCCGGTGACGAGCACGCCGGTCCGCACCACCCCTGAAGGCGTCCAGGCCGCTTTGGACCAGTTCGCGCGCCCCGCCGTGTCGGGCCCGCTGGTGGTCAAGGGCGAAGGCAAGAACGCCACCGTGAAGCCGGAGGCCATCGCCGCGGCGATCACGTTCGAGCCGGCCGAGGGCGGCGGGCTGAACCCGAAGATCGACAACGCCAAGATCGTCGAAGCGGCCGGGCCGCAGCTGAAGTCCACCGAGAAGGAGGGCAAGGAGGCGACCATCATCTTCGAGGGCGGCAAGCCCACGGTCGACCCCTCCACCGACGGCCGGACGATCGACTGGGACCCGAGCCTCAAGCCGCTGCCCGACGTCCTCAAGAAGACCGACGGCCGCGAGGTGCCGGCGATCTACAAGGACGCGCCGGCCAAGGTGACGACCGAGCAGGCGAACCAGCTGGGCGTGAAGGAGGTCGTCGGCGAGTTCACCACCGGGAGCTTCGCGCCCGACTCCGGCACCAACATCCGCGTCGTCGCGCAGAAGGTGAACGGCGCCATCGTCAAGCCGGGGGAAACCTTCAGCCTCAACGGGTTCACCGGCCCGCGCGGCAAGGCGCAGGGCTACGTCGAGGCGGGCGTGATCAAGGACGGCGCCCCGGGCCGCGAGGTCGGCGGCGGCATCTCGCAGTTCGCGACCACGCTGTACAACGCGTCCTACTTCGCGGGCATGAAGGACGCGGGGCACAAGGAGCACAGCTACTACATCAGCCGCTACCCCGCCGCGCGCGAGGCGACGGTGTTCCAGAACCCCAACGGGTCCAGCGTGATCGACCTCAAGTTCACCAACGACTCGCCGACCGGCATCGCGATCCAGGCGATCTGGTCGCCGACGTCGATCACCGTGAAGCTGTGGGGCACCAAGCGCTACACCGTCGAGTCGATCCCCGGCGGCCGTTCGAACCCGAGCGACCCGCAGCCCAAGCCGGGCCCGAAGGAGAACTGCCACGCGTCCAACGGCGCGCCCGGGTTCACCACGACCGACACCCGCGTGCTCAAGGACGCCGCCACCGGCCGTGAGGTCAGCCGCTCGACCCGGACGGTCCACTACAACCCGCAGCCGAAAATCACGTGCGGCGAGGGGCAGTGA
- the araD gene encoding L-arabinonate dehydratase — protein sequence MKTPEELRSHRWFGGGELRDFSHRARSRQLGYNPEEHLGKPVIGILNTWSDINPCHMHLRERAEQVKRGVWQAGGFPLEFPVATLSETYQKPTPMLYRNLLAMETEEILRSYPIDGAVLMGGCDKTTPALLMGAASAGLPAIFVPAGPMLRGHWRDEVLGSGTDMWKYWDDKRAGLIGDAEMSELERGLARSPGHCMTMGTASTMTSAAEVLGVTLPGAASIPAVDSAHHRMAAASGARIVGMVWEDLTLTQVLDKRAYADAITTVLALGGSTNAVIHLIAMAGRSGIPVSLADFDAIARRVPVLANIRPGGDWLMEDFYYAGGLPGLLSRLTDLLHPDRPTVTGRTLGENLAAAQVHNDDVIRPRDNPVAAEGGVAVLHGNLAPSGAVIKHIAAEPHLLTHTGPAVVFENYADLKKRIDDPAITADAVLVLRGSGPLGGPGMPEYGMLPIPKHLLAAGVRDMVRISDARMSGTSYGACVLHVAPESHVGGPLALVRDGDLITLDVPARVLRLEVSDEELDRRRAEWTPPAPRFERGYGALYSEHITQADEGCDFDFLARAGHNPEPDAR from the coding sequence ATGAAGACGCCCGAGGAACTCCGCAGCCACCGCTGGTTCGGCGGCGGCGAACTGCGCGATTTCAGCCACCGCGCCCGCAGCCGCCAGCTGGGGTACAACCCGGAAGAGCACCTCGGCAAGCCGGTCATCGGCATCCTCAACACCTGGTCGGACATCAACCCCTGCCACATGCACCTGCGCGAGCGCGCCGAGCAGGTCAAGCGCGGCGTCTGGCAGGCCGGCGGCTTCCCGCTCGAGTTCCCGGTCGCGACGCTGTCGGAGACGTACCAGAAGCCGACGCCGATGCTCTACCGCAACCTCCTCGCCATGGAGACCGAGGAGATCCTGCGGTCCTACCCGATCGACGGCGCCGTCCTGATGGGCGGCTGCGACAAGACGACGCCGGCGTTGCTGATGGGCGCGGCGAGCGCCGGGCTGCCCGCGATCTTCGTGCCCGCCGGGCCGATGCTGCGCGGGCACTGGCGCGACGAGGTCCTCGGCAGCGGCACGGACATGTGGAAGTACTGGGACGACAAGCGCGCCGGGCTGATCGGCGACGCCGAAATGTCCGAACTGGAGCGTGGTCTCGCGCGGTCGCCGGGCCACTGCATGACGATGGGGACGGCGTCGACGATGACGTCGGCCGCGGAGGTGCTCGGCGTGACGCTGCCGGGCGCCGCGTCGATCCCCGCCGTCGACTCGGCGCACCACCGGATGGCCGCGGCGAGCGGCGCGCGGATCGTCGGCATGGTCTGGGAGGACCTGACCCTCACGCAGGTGCTGGACAAGCGCGCCTACGCCGACGCGATCACCACGGTGCTGGCGCTGGGCGGCTCGACCAACGCCGTGATCCACCTGATCGCGATGGCCGGGCGCAGCGGGATCCCGGTGTCGCTGGCCGACTTCGACGCGATCGCGCGGCGCGTGCCGGTGCTGGCGAACATCCGCCCCGGCGGCGACTGGCTGATGGAGGACTTCTACTACGCGGGCGGCCTGCCCGGCCTGCTCTCGCGGCTGACCGACCTGCTGCACCCCGACCGTCCCACCGTCACCGGCCGCACGCTCGGCGAGAACCTCGCCGCCGCGCAGGTGCACAACGACGACGTCATCCGGCCGCGGGACAACCCGGTGGCGGCCGAAGGCGGGGTCGCGGTGCTGCACGGCAACCTGGCGCCGTCGGGTGCGGTCATCAAGCACATCGCGGCCGAGCCGCACCTGCTCACGCACACCGGCCCGGCCGTGGTGTTCGAGAACTACGCCGATCTCAAGAAGCGGATCGACGACCCGGCGATCACCGCGGACGCCGTGCTCGTCCTGCGCGGTTCGGGTCCGCTCGGCGGCCCCGGCATGCCCGAGTACGGCATGCTGCCGATCCCGAAGCACCTGCTCGCGGCCGGGGTGCGCGACATGGTCCGGATTTCGGACGCGCGGATGAGCGGCACCAGCTACGGCGCCTGCGTGCTGCACGTCGCCCCGGAGTCGCACGTGGGCGGCCCGCTCGCGCTGGTCCGCGACGGCGACCTGATCACCCTGGACGTTCCCGCGCGCGTCCTGCGGCTCGAAGTGTCCGATGAGGAGCTGGACCGGCGCCGTGCGGAGTGGACACCGCCGGCACCGCGGTTCGAACGCGGCTACGGCGCGCTCTACAGCGAACACATCACCCAGGCGGACGAAGGCTGCGACTTCGACTTCCTGGCGCGGGCCGGCCACAACCCCGAACCCGACGCGCGGTGA
- a CDS encoding GntR family transcriptional regulator, which translates to MTGTFSLPASRTEVVLEEIRRGILTRELVPGQPLVEAELAARLGVSKTPVREALKVLSNSGLVTFSPYKGASVVTVDAELAKSVYDVRTVLEPEAVRRTVQQRDPALLEDAAEALKEASAAIADKDQAALSLLNRRFHRALYRGCGNPLMVSILDDLKDRAALISVVGWEANPSWKKEWNEHKAVLAAAKKGDADGAAALLRDHIGGFLERVLKAIG; encoded by the coding sequence ATGACCGGGACGTTCAGCTTGCCGGCCTCGCGGACCGAAGTGGTCCTGGAGGAGATCCGGCGCGGCATCCTCACTCGCGAGCTGGTGCCCGGCCAGCCGCTGGTCGAAGCGGAGCTGGCCGCGCGCCTCGGCGTGTCCAAGACGCCGGTCCGCGAAGCGCTCAAGGTGCTCTCCAACTCCGGCCTGGTGACCTTCAGCCCGTACAAGGGCGCTTCCGTGGTCACGGTCGACGCCGAGCTGGCGAAGTCGGTCTACGACGTCCGGACGGTGCTCGAGCCGGAAGCCGTCCGGCGGACCGTGCAGCAACGCGACCCGGCCCTGCTCGAAGACGCGGCCGAGGCGCTGAAGGAGGCGTCGGCGGCGATCGCGGACAAGGACCAGGCCGCGCTCAGCCTGCTGAACCGCCGGTTCCACCGCGCCCTCTACCGCGGCTGCGGCAACCCGCTCATGGTCAGCATCCTCGACGACCTCAAGGACCGCGCGGCGCTGATCAGCGTCGTCGGCTGGGAAGCCAACCCCAGCTGGAAGAAGGAGTGGAACGAGCACAAGGCGGTGCTCGCGGCGGCCAAGAAGGGCGACGCCGACGGCGCCGCGGCCCTGCTGCGCGACCACATCGGCGGGTTCCTGGAACGGGTGCTCAAGGCCATCGGATGA
- a CDS encoding metallophosphoesterase family protein, which yields MRLLLISDTHLPARARELPAQVWDEVAAADVVVHAGDWVEVALLDELEARSERLIGVYGNNDGADLRARLPEIARADLGGVRFAVIHETGSKQGREQRCAAQFPDTDVLVFGHSHIPWDTVAPSGLRLLNPGSPTDRRRQPFCTYQTARVENGALVDVELHQLPPRG from the coding sequence ATGAGGCTCCTGCTGATCTCCGACACCCACCTGCCGGCCCGCGCCCGCGAGCTGCCCGCGCAGGTGTGGGACGAGGTCGCGGCCGCGGACGTCGTCGTGCACGCGGGCGACTGGGTCGAGGTCGCCTTGCTCGACGAGCTGGAAGCGCGCAGCGAGCGGCTGATCGGCGTCTACGGCAACAACGACGGCGCCGACCTGCGGGCACGGCTCCCCGAGATCGCCCGCGCGGACCTCGGCGGCGTGCGTTTCGCCGTGATCCACGAGACCGGCTCGAAGCAGGGCCGTGAGCAGCGGTGCGCCGCGCAGTTCCCGGACACGGACGTGCTCGTCTTCGGCCACAGCCACATCCCGTGGGACACGGTGGCGCCGTCCGGCCTGCGGCTGCTCAACCCCGGTTCGCCGACCGACCGGCGCCGCCAGCCGTTCTGCACGTACCAGACCGCGCGCGTCGAGAACGGCGCGCTGGTGGATGTCGAGCTGCATCAACTGCCTCCGAGGGGGTAG
- a CDS encoding PHP domain-containing protein, with translation MDPAWALREIAFQLERAGEPTYRVRAFRNAAATVDKTDAAQLASMAENGTLTSLPGIGKATAGVIEDALAGRDPAYRAKLVEKKLPDGEPLRSALRGDCHTHSDWSDGGSSIGDMAVAGRDLGHEWMVLTDHSPRLTVANGLSPDRLRTQMQIVAKANELMAPFRLLHGIEVDILDDGSLDQEDELLGQLDFVVASVHSKLKMPAKDMTRRMVAAVRNPRTRVLGHCTGRLVVGRGRPESEFDAEAVFTACRENGVAVEINSRPERLDPPMRLLRLAAELGCDFTIDSDAHAPGQLDWLGYGCERAIKAGIGPERILNTRTADELVSR, from the coding sequence ATGGATCCGGCATGGGCCTTGCGGGAGATCGCGTTCCAGCTCGAACGCGCGGGGGAACCGACCTACCGCGTCCGGGCGTTCCGGAACGCGGCCGCGACCGTCGACAAGACCGACGCTGCGCAGCTGGCCTCGATGGCGGAGAACGGCACGCTGACCTCGCTGCCCGGCATCGGGAAGGCGACCGCCGGGGTCATCGAGGACGCGCTGGCCGGGCGCGATCCGGCGTACCGCGCCAAGCTCGTCGAGAAGAAGCTGCCGGACGGCGAGCCGCTGCGGTCGGCGCTGCGCGGGGACTGCCACACCCATTCGGACTGGTCGGACGGCGGCAGCTCGATCGGTGACATGGCCGTCGCCGGGCGGGACCTCGGCCACGAGTGGATGGTGCTGACCGACCACTCGCCGCGGCTGACCGTCGCGAACGGGCTCTCACCGGACCGGCTGCGGACGCAGATGCAGATCGTCGCCAAGGCCAACGAGCTGATGGCGCCGTTCCGGCTGCTGCACGGCATCGAGGTCGACATCCTCGACGACGGGTCCCTCGACCAGGAGGACGAACTGCTGGGGCAGCTCGACTTCGTCGTCGCGAGCGTGCACTCGAAGCTGAAGATGCCGGCGAAGGACATGACCCGACGGATGGTCGCGGCGGTCCGGAACCCGCGCACGCGGGTGCTCGGGCACTGCACCGGCCGGCTGGTCGTCGGCCGCGGCCGTCCCGAGTCGGAGTTCGACGCCGAAGCCGTGTTCACCGCGTGCCGCGAGAACGGCGTCGCGGTCGAAATCAACTCGCGGCCGGAGCGGCTCGACCCGCCGATGCGCCTGCTGCGGCTGGCCGCGGAGCTCGGCTGCGACTTCACCATCGACAGCGACGCGCACGCGCCGGGCCAGCTCGACTGGCTGGGCTACGGCTGCGAGCGGGCGATCAAGGCGGGCATCGGCCCCGAGCGGATCCTCAACACCCGCACGGCCGACGAGCTGGTCAGCCGCTGA
- a CDS encoding L,D-transpeptidase family protein, which translates to MRRRSFGVTLAAAALLTSGAGTPEQPGPEQRITVRAGSPGATTAVLTAWQRTGSEWTKAYGPVPAHVGKNGVGQASESTSRTPAGVWPLTEAFGTEPAETRLPYREVTTSDWWVSDVASPHYNTHFACAPGRCPFDEAAGENLGKAGPVYANAVVIDYNRSPVVPGAGSAFFLHVTDGKPTAGCVAIAGADLAELLRWLDPARHPVIEISG; encoded by the coding sequence ATGCGCAGGAGATCCTTCGGTGTCACGCTGGCCGCGGCCGCGCTGCTGACCAGCGGCGCGGGCACTCCGGAGCAGCCGGGGCCCGAGCAGCGGATCACCGTCCGCGCCGGCTCGCCGGGTGCGACCACCGCCGTGCTCACGGCGTGGCAGCGCACCGGGAGCGAGTGGACGAAGGCCTACGGGCCGGTGCCCGCGCACGTCGGGAAGAACGGCGTCGGGCAGGCGAGCGAGTCGACGTCTCGCACGCCGGCCGGCGTCTGGCCGCTCACCGAGGCGTTCGGCACCGAACCGGCCGAAACCCGGCTGCCCTACCGTGAGGTCACCACCTCGGACTGGTGGGTTTCCGACGTCGCTTCCCCGCACTACAACACGCACTTCGCGTGCGCGCCCGGCAGGTGCCCGTTCGACGAGGCCGCCGGCGAGAACCTCGGCAAGGCGGGCCCGGTCTACGCCAACGCCGTCGTCATCGACTACAACCGCTCGCCGGTCGTGCCGGGCGCGGGCTCGGCGTTCTTCCTGCACGTCACCGACGGGAAGCCGACCGCGGGCTGCGTCGCGATCGCCGGCGCGGACCTGGCGGAGCTCCTGCGGTGGCTCGACCCGGCGCGGCACCCGGTCATCGAGATCAGCGGCTGA
- a CDS encoding chitosanase, producing MSKKLRPVLVGALGAASVAALVITTPAIAANETTNLTSATARAVGDLSAPAKKEIAMKLVSSAENSSLDWKAQYKYIEDIGDGRGYTAGIIGFCSGTGDMLELVEAYTNSVPDNPLAKFLPALRKVNGTDSHSGLGSAFESAWKQAAATSAFQTAQNNERDRVYFNPAVSQGKSDGLSNLGQFAYYDAIVMHGPGDSSDSFGGIRKAAMKKAKTPAQGGDEATYLKAFFAARKVIMKQEEAHADTSRVDTEQLVFLNAGNFDLHTPLKWKVYGDSYTIN from the coding sequence ATGAGCAAGAAGTTGCGGCCGGTTCTCGTCGGCGCGCTCGGCGCGGCCTCCGTGGCCGCCCTCGTGATCACCACTCCCGCGATCGCCGCGAACGAAACGACCAACTTGACCAGCGCGACCGCCCGCGCCGTCGGTGACCTGTCGGCGCCGGCGAAGAAGGAGATCGCGATGAAGCTGGTCTCCAGCGCGGAAAACTCGTCGCTGGACTGGAAAGCGCAGTACAAGTACATCGAGGACATCGGCGACGGCCGCGGGTACACCGCCGGCATCATCGGGTTCTGCTCCGGCACCGGTGACATGCTCGAACTCGTCGAGGCCTACACGAATTCCGTGCCGGACAACCCGCTCGCGAAGTTCCTTCCCGCGCTGCGCAAGGTGAACGGCACCGACTCGCACAGCGGGCTCGGCTCGGCCTTTGAGAGCGCGTGGAAGCAGGCCGCGGCCACCAGCGCGTTCCAGACCGCGCAGAACAACGAGCGCGACCGCGTCTACTTCAACCCCGCCGTGAGCCAGGGGAAGTCCGACGGCCTCAGCAACCTCGGCCAGTTCGCCTACTACGACGCCATCGTCATGCACGGCCCCGGCGACAGCTCCGACAGCTTCGGCGGCATCCGCAAGGCCGCGATGAAGAAGGCGAAGACCCCGGCGCAGGGCGGCGACGAGGCGACGTACCTCAAGGCGTTCTTCGCCGCCCGCAAGGTGATCATGAAGCAGGAAGAGGCGCACGCCGACACCTCGCGCGTCGACACCGAGCAGCTGGTGTTCCTCAACGCGGGCAACTTCGACCTGCACACGCCGCTGAAGTGGAAGGTCTACGGCGACTCCTACACCATCAACTGA
- a CDS encoding TetR/AcrR family transcriptional regulator → MARLTRAESQARTRQQLIDTAKQLFLRDGYSVTSLEKVADEAGYSKGAVYSNFRSKDELCLAVLDRIHDEQVALVAEALAGAEGMEGLLTAFQAWAERSIGDEAWTALEVEFATNARRDPHVRAELAARDKAIRETIAGLLTGYAERFGITLPMSADDAATALLSLGIGLGVQRAIDPTIPVSVLPDVIRLFAGVR, encoded by the coding sequence ATGGCCCGACTCACCCGCGCGGAAAGCCAGGCGCGCACCCGGCAGCAGCTGATCGACACCGCCAAGCAGCTCTTCCTGCGCGACGGCTACTCGGTGACGTCGCTGGAGAAGGTCGCGGACGAGGCCGGCTACTCGAAGGGCGCGGTGTACTCGAACTTCCGCAGCAAGGACGAGCTCTGCCTCGCGGTGCTCGACCGGATCCACGACGAGCAGGTCGCACTGGTCGCCGAAGCGCTGGCCGGTGCGGAGGGGATGGAAGGGCTGCTCACGGCGTTCCAGGCGTGGGCCGAACGCAGCATCGGCGACGAGGCGTGGACGGCACTGGAGGTCGAGTTCGCCACCAACGCCCGCCGCGATCCGCACGTGCGGGCCGAGCTGGCCGCGCGGGACAAGGCGATCCGCGAGACCATCGCCGGCCTGTTGACGGGGTATGCCGAGCGCTTCGGGATCACGCTCCCGATGTCCGCTGACGATGCCGCGACGGCGTTGCTCAGTCTGGGCATCGGCTTGGGCGTGCAGCGGGCGATCGACCCGACGATCCCGGTGAGCGTGCTGCCGGACGTGATCAGGCTTTTCGCCGGGGTTCGCTGA
- a CDS encoding flavin-containing monooxygenase — MDQRHFEVLVVGAGASGLGAAIRLGQAGVTDLAVLEKADALGGTWRDNTYPGCACDVPSALYSYSFAPNPEWTRAFAGQPEIRAYLRETAARFGVTEKIRYGVEVTRAQWNPQDSLWELETTAGPYTARILVAGTGPWHEPKIPALPGLADFPGEVFHSARWNHDYDLAGKRVAVIGTGASAVQFVPEIVPRVAELHLFQRTAQWVLPKPDHPVPGVERFLLRRFPALQRALRSAEYGAMETLGFGFRHPWLLRQVQRIGLAHLRLTVRDPLLRKALTPDYTLGCKRLLMSNTYYRSLTASHVDVHPTGVSAVRDGRVLGADGSSAEVDAIIFGTGFHILDMPVSARVFDGDGRSLDDHWKGSPRAYLGTTVAGFPNLYLLLGPSLGTGHSSAFMIMEAQLRHVVAAVTRTLRSGWASVSVRPDVQEAFNADVQAALPGTVYQSGGCSSYYTDVNGRNSFSWPFSTGRLRSQVGAFDEADYEIRRAHAVR, encoded by the coding sequence ATGGACCAACGCCACTTCGAAGTCCTCGTCGTCGGAGCCGGGGCGTCGGGGCTGGGTGCCGCCATCCGCCTCGGTCAGGCCGGGGTCACCGACCTCGCCGTGCTGGAGAAGGCGGACGCGCTCGGCGGCACCTGGCGCGACAACACCTACCCGGGCTGCGCTTGCGACGTCCCCTCCGCGCTGTACTCGTATTCGTTCGCGCCGAACCCGGAGTGGACGCGCGCGTTCGCCGGGCAGCCGGAGATCCGGGCGTACCTGCGCGAGACGGCCGCGCGGTTCGGCGTCACGGAGAAGATCCGGTACGGCGTCGAGGTCACGCGCGCGCAGTGGAATCCGCAGGACTCTTTGTGGGAGCTGGAAACGACGGCCGGGCCGTACACCGCGCGGATCCTGGTCGCCGGCACCGGGCCGTGGCACGAGCCGAAGATCCCGGCCCTGCCCGGGCTCGCCGATTTTCCCGGTGAGGTCTTCCATTCCGCGCGCTGGAACCACGATTACGACCTGGCGGGCAAGCGCGTCGCGGTGATCGGCACCGGCGCGTCCGCGGTGCAGTTCGTGCCCGAGATCGTGCCGCGGGTGGCGGAGCTGCACCTGTTCCAGCGCACCGCGCAGTGGGTGCTGCCGAAGCCCGACCACCCCGTCCCCGGCGTCGAACGGTTCCTGCTGCGGCGGTTCCCGGCGCTGCAGCGGGCGTTGCGCAGTGCCGAATACGGCGCGATGGAGACGCTCGGGTTCGGCTTCCGGCACCCGTGGCTGCTGCGGCAGGTGCAGCGGATCGGGCTCGCGCACCTGCGGCTGACCGTGCGGGATCCGTTGCTGCGCAAGGCGTTGACGCCGGACTACACGCTCGGGTGCAAGCGGCTCCTGATGTCCAACACGTACTACCGTTCGCTCACCGCGTCCCATGTGGACGTTCACCCGACGGGTGTTTCGGCCGTGCGGGACGGTCGCGTGCTCGGCGCGGACGGCTCGTCGGCCGAGGTCGACGCGATCATCTTCGGCACCGGCTTCCACATCCTCGACATGCCGGTGTCGGCGCGCGTGTTCGACGGCGACGGCCGCAGCCTCGACGACCACTGGAAGGGCAGCCCACGGGCGTACCTCGGGACGACGGTCGCCGGCTTCCCCAACCTCTACCTGCTGCTGGGTCCGAGCCTCGGCACCGGGCACTCGTCGGCGTTCATGATCATGGAAGCCCAGCTGCGGCACGTGGTGGCGGCGGTGACCCGGACGTTGCGCTCGGGGTGGGCGTCGGTGTCGGTGCGCCCGGACGTCCAGGAGGCGTTCAACGCGGACGTCCAGGCGGCGCTGCCGGGCACGGTCTACCAGTCCGGCGGGTGTTCGAGCTACTACACGGACGTCAACGGGCGCAACAGTTTCAGCTGGCCGTTCTCGACGGGACGGCTGCGGTCGCAGGTGGGTGCGTTCGACGAGGCGGACTACGAAATCAGGAGGGCCCATGCGGTTCGGTGA